In Nitrospirota bacterium, one genomic interval encodes:
- a CDS encoding DUF721 domain-containing protein, translating to MRKPSPFSSVSAVLATVAKRLGLETKLLEFQLRRDWPRIVGQPIAAHTRPDQIRFKKLYLLVENSVWMQQLTFLKPTLLAKINEAAGTELVTEIVLRIADLGMASIRQKETQGDEGPPPEPTAEALAAAAAHADSIRDPELRTHLTKVMAVAIAREGKTEAGTQTPATKELPDRQTLS from the coding sequence ATGCGCAAGCCCTCGCCCTTTTCCTCCGTGTCCGCGGTCCTGGCCACGGTTGCCAAACGCCTCGGGTTGGAAACCAAGCTCCTGGAGTTCCAGCTCCGCCGGGACTGGCCGCGCATCGTGGGGCAGCCGATCGCCGCCCACACGCGGCCCGATCAAATCCGGTTCAAAAAACTCTACCTGCTCGTGGAAAATTCGGTCTGGATGCAGCAGTTGACGTTCTTGAAACCGACGCTGCTGGCGAAGATCAATGAAGCGGCCGGCACCGAACTGGTCACGGAGATCGTCTTGCGAATCGCGGACCTCGGCATGGCGTCCATCCGGCAGAAAGAGACCCAGGGCGACGAGGGCCCGCCACCGGAACCCACGGCGGAGGCCCTGGCGGCGGCAGCGGCCCATGCAGATTCGATCCGGGACCCGGAGCTGCGGACACACCTGACCAAGGTAATGGCTGTGGCAATTGCGCGCGAAGGTAAAACAGAGGCGGGGACGCAGACTCCCGCTACTAAGGAGCTTCCGGACCGGCAGACTCTTTCGTGA
- a CDS encoding type II toxin-antitoxin system PemK/MazF family toxin yields MALARGDVYLMDLDPTRGSEIRKTRPCLVVSPDELNHHLRTVIVAPMTTGGQAYPWRVRCRFRGRAGFVAMDQLRTVDTERLVKRLGRLAPGPFASVLAVLQEMFAP; encoded by the coding sequence ATGGCTCTGGCACGGGGCGACGTGTACTTGATGGATCTGGACCCGACGCGCGGAAGTGAGATCCGCAAGACCAGGCCCTGCCTGGTCGTTTCCCCGGATGAGTTGAACCACCATCTGCGAACCGTGATCGTGGCCCCGATGACGACCGGAGGGCAGGCCTATCCCTGGCGCGTCCGGTGCCGCTTTCGCGGTCGAGCCGGATTCGTGGCTATGGACCAGCTTCGCACCGTCGATACGGAACGACTGGTGAAACGGCTTGGACGGCTGGCCCCCGGCCCGTTCGCGTCCGTGCTCGCGGTGTTGCAAGAGATGTTCGCCCCGTAA
- a CDS encoding AbrB/MazE/SpoVT family DNA-binding domain-containing protein, with amino-acid sequence MKAQIVRIGNSRGIRLPKVLIEEAQLENEVELQAEPGRIVICRTTQPRAGWAAAARRMREKDEDRLLDKPTATRFDQKEWTWR; translated from the coding sequence ATGAAAGCACAGATCGTTCGGATCGGCAATTCACGAGGCATCCGTCTGCCCAAGGTCCTGATTGAGGAAGCGCAACTCGAAAACGAAGTCGAACTCCAGGCCGAGCCCGGCCGCATCGTGATTTGCAGGACGACCCAGCCGCGCGCCGGCTGGGCCGCGGCCGCCCGGCGCATGCGTGAGAAGGATGAAGACCGTCTTCTCGACAAGCCTACGGCGACGCGATTCGACCAGAAAGAGTGGACGTGGAGGTAG